The genomic interval GTAGGCGGTGCATTCCGGCACGTCGGTGCGGTAGCGGGTGGGGAAGCCGCCGCCCAGGTTGATCATGCCCAGATCGACGCCCAGCACCTCGAGTTCGCGGAACAGCTGCGCCACCTGGAAGATGGCGTGGTCCCACTGCATCAGGTCCTTCTGCTGCGAGCCGACATGGAAGGACACGCCGTAGGGCTGCACGTCCATGTCGCGGGCCTTCAGCAGCAGCTCGCGCGCCATCTTCAGGTCGCAGCCGAACTTGCGCGACAGCGGCCATTCGGCGCCCTCGCCCGAGGTCAGGATGCGGCAGAAGACGCGGGCACCGGGGGCGGCGCGCTCGATCTTCTCCAGTTCTGGCTCGCTGTCGAAGGCGAACAGGCGCACGCCCAGCTCGAAGGCGCGGCGGATGTCGCTTTCCTTCTTGATGGTGTTGCCGAAGGAGATGCGGTCCGGCGTGGCGCCGGCGGCCAGCGCCATCTGGATTTCCGGGACCGAGGCGCAGTCGAAGGCGGAGCCGAGACGGGCCAGCAGGCTGAGGATTTCCGCGGCCGGGTTCGCCTTCACCGCATAGAAGATGCGGGCGTCGGGCAGGGCGTCATGCAGATCGTTGTAGTTCTGCTCGACGACATCCAGATCGATGACAAGGCAAGGGGTCTGCGGGCGCTGCTCTTCGAAAAAGCGCGCAATCTTCTGGGTCATCTCAGTCTCCTGGGACGCAAGATGATGGAACGGAAAGGGCGAAGTCGGGGGGAACGGAGCGGCCGAGCGTGCCGATCAGCAACTGAAAAAGCTGATCAGGCGCTCAGGCCGCAAATACTGGATTGCCCCGTACAGAACCC from Azospirillum sp. TSH100 carries:
- a CDS encoding type III PLP-dependent enzyme, translated to MTQKIARFFEEQRPQTPCLVIDLDVVEQNYNDLHDALPDARIFYAVKANPAAEILSLLARLGSAFDCASVPEIQMALAAGATPDRISFGNTIKKESDIRRAFELGVRLFAFDSEPELEKIERAAPGARVFCRILTSGEGAEWPLSRKFGCDLKMARELLLKARDMDVQPYGVSFHVGSQQKDLMQWDHAIFQVAQLFRELEVLGVDLGMINLGGGFPTRYRTDVPECTAYGQAIFDSLRTHFGNHLPETIVEPGRGMVGSAGIIESEVVLVSRKSAEDTKRWVYLDIGKFGGLAETMDEAIQYPIEVLGDEEDEDREAVILAGPTCDSADVLYERADYKMPMGLKAGDRVRIHATGAYTTTYSAVCFNGFEPLKHYCI